One genomic segment of Alosa sapidissima isolate fAloSap1 chromosome 13, fAloSap1.pri, whole genome shotgun sequence includes these proteins:
- the LOC121680925 gene encoding heat shock protein beta-1-like isoform X2, protein MDDQNKMMPRPLFLRGDPFHDWTMPSRLFNRDLEFPPFLDERDLNWLEWAQKRLAATSWPGYRHAPVISPPGSHPSTRAQSQVTEGTSELVIGQGTWRVSLDINQFTPEDITVRTKDGYLEITGKHEERQDAHGLVSRSFNRKYRLQNRPMHIKQGFNYHVLYCQLKWTQRTLSAPCHQGVCSP, encoded by the exons ATGGATGACCAAAACAAGATGATGCCGCGTCCTCTTTTTCTGCGCGGGGACCCATTCCACGACTGGACGATGCCGAGCCGTCTCTTCAACAGAGACCTTGAGTTTCCACCTTTCCTGGACGAGAGGGATCTAAACTGGCTGGAGTGGGCGCAGAAGAGGCTAGCGGCGACCTCCTGGCCTGGGTACAGACACGCTCCTGTCATATCTCCTCCAGGATCGCACCCGAGCACCAGGGCTCAGTCACAAGTAACTGAGGGAACCTCAGAACTGGTCATTGGCCAAGGGACCTGGAGAGTGTCTCTGGACATCAATCAGTTTACCCCTGAGGACATCACAGTCAGGACGAAGGATGGCTACCTAGAAATAACAG GTAAACATGAGGAGAGGCAAGACGCACATGGGCTGGTCTCACGGAGCTTCAATAGGAAATACAG ACTGCAAAACAGACCCATGCACATCAAACAAGGATTTAATTATCATGTGTTAT ACTGCCAGCTGAAGTGGACACAGAGAACATTGTCTGCTCCGTGTCACCAGGGGGTGTGCTCTCCGTAG
- the LOC121680925 gene encoding heat shock protein beta-1-like isoform X1, protein MDDQNKMMPRPLFLRGDPFHDWTMPSRLFNRDLEFPPFLDERDLNWLEWAQKRLAATSWPGYRHAPVISPPGSHPSTRAQSQVTEGTSELVIGQGTWRVSLDINQFTPEDITVRTKDGYLEITGKHEERQDAHGLVSRSFNRKYRLPAEVDTENIVCSVSPGGVLSVEAPLPASGTRHVEEIVIPIQMLQQ, encoded by the exons ATGGATGACCAAAACAAGATGATGCCGCGTCCTCTTTTTCTGCGCGGGGACCCATTCCACGACTGGACGATGCCGAGCCGTCTCTTCAACAGAGACCTTGAGTTTCCACCTTTCCTGGACGAGAGGGATCTAAACTGGCTGGAGTGGGCGCAGAAGAGGCTAGCGGCGACCTCCTGGCCTGGGTACAGACACGCTCCTGTCATATCTCCTCCAGGATCGCACCCGAGCACCAGGGCTCAGTCACAAGTAACTGAGGGAACCTCAGAACTGGTCATTGGCCAAGGGACCTGGAGAGTGTCTCTGGACATCAATCAGTTTACCCCTGAGGACATCACAGTCAGGACGAAGGATGGCTACCTAGAAATAACAG GTAAACATGAGGAGAGGCAAGACGCACATGGGCTGGTCTCACGGAGCTTCAATAGGAAATACAG ACTGCCAGCTGAAGTGGACACAGAGAACATTGTCTGCTCCGTGTCACCAGGGGGTGTGCTCTCCGTAGAAGCACCACTGCCAGCCTCTGGCACCAGACATGTAGAAGAAATTGTCATCCCTATTCAGATGCTGCAGCAGTAG